From Alteromonas sp. RKMC-009, one genomic window encodes:
- a CDS encoding class I SAM-dependent methyltransferase yields the protein MRVIAASLLAVSASLTSTLASADAITDAVKNDNRSADAKARDEYRHPQQTLRFFGIEPDMTVVEIWPGGGWYADILVPLLKDDGNYIAAHFFMFDGAPGYYAGSLNGFKEKAKAGGPYEGATITAFHPSKSPDIAPDGSADAVLTFRNVHNWYMGGDKEGVTSSFKSFYKALKPGGILGVVDHELPESAADEAMKSSGYMKKSFVIDAAEAAGFKLVAESDVNANPADNADHAKGVWTLPPSLRLGEEDQAKYLSIGESNRMTLKFIKPE from the coding sequence ATGCGTGTAATTGCCGCTTCTTTGCTTGCTGTATCTGCTTCACTCACATCAACACTGGCCAGCGCAGACGCTATTACCGATGCGGTAAAAAACGATAACCGCTCAGCGGATGCCAAAGCCCGTGACGAATACCGTCATCCTCAACAAACTCTGCGCTTTTTCGGTATTGAACCGGACATGACCGTTGTTGAGATCTGGCCCGGCGGTGGCTGGTATGCCGATATTCTTGTACCTTTATTAAAAGACGACGGCAATTATATTGCGGCGCACTTCTTTATGTTCGACGGTGCACCGGGTTATTACGCAGGTTCGCTCAACGGCTTCAAAGAAAAAGCCAAAGCGGGCGGCCCTTATGAGGGTGCCACGATTACGGCTTTCCATCCTTCAAAGAGCCCTGACATTGCCCCTGACGGCAGTGCAGACGCAGTGCTGACCTTCCGTAATGTCCATAACTGGTACATGGGCGGCGATAAAGAAGGCGTGACCAGCTCGTTTAAGTCGTTCTACAAAGCCCTGAAGCCCGGCGGCATCCTGGGCGTAGTTGATCATGAATTACCGGAATCCGCTGCTGACGAAGCAATGAAAAGCAGCGGTTATATGAAAAAGTCTTTTGTCATCGATGCTGCTGAAGCTGCCGGTTTCAAACTGGTTGCGGAAAGTGACGTAAATGCTAATCCTGCAGACAATGCCGATCACGCTAAAGGCGTGTGGACCTTGCCACCTTCACTGCGCTTAGGCGAAGAAGATCAGGCAAAGTATCTGTCTATTGGTGAAAGCAACCGGATGACACTTAAATTTATTAAACCTGAATAA